The following are encoded in a window of Ricinus communis isolate WT05 ecotype wild-type chromosome 4, ASM1957865v1, whole genome shotgun sequence genomic DNA:
- the LOC8269225 gene encoding acetolactate synthase 3, chloroplastic, with protein sequence MAATSAATATSIPKPSAAPSSSTSTSRSPISISRFTLPFSLNPQKSTAHRSLHITNAISKPATTIPATTAPVPQPSPNPRFAPDEPRKGSDILVEALERQGVTDVFAYPGGASLEIHQALTRSPIIRNVLPRHEQGGVFAAEGYARSSGKPGVCIATSGPGATNLVSGLADALLDSVPIVAITGQVPRRMIGTDAFQETPIVEVTRSITKHNYLVLDVDDIPRIVQEAFFLATSGRPGPVLIDVPKDIQQQLAVPNWNTPIKLPGYMSRLPKVPNDSHLEQIVRLISESKKPVLYVGGGCLNSSEELRRFVELTGIPVASTLMGLGAFPVGDELSLQMLGMHGTVYANYSVDKSDLLLAFGVRFDDRVTGKLEAFASRAKIVHIDIDSAEIGKNKQPHVSVCGDVKLALQGMNKILESKGAKSKLDFKAWREELNEQKVKYPLSFKTFGDAIPPQYAIQVLDELTNGNAIISTGVGQHQMWAAQFYKYKRPRQWLTSGGLGAMGFGLPAAIGAAVANPGAVVVDIDGDGSFIMNVQELATIRVENLPIKILLLNNQHLGMVVQWEDRFYKANRAHTYLGDPSNESEIFPNMLKFAEACGIPAARVTRKEDLRAAIQEMLDTPGPYLLDVIVPHQEHVLPMIPSGGAFKDVITEGDGRTQY encoded by the coding sequence ATGGCGGCTACCTCTGCAGCCACCGCCACCTCTATTCCAAAACCCTCCGCTGCACCCTCCTCCTCCACCTCCACTTCCAGATCACCAATTTCCATTTCCAGATTTACACTCCCATTCTCCCTAAACCCACAAAAATCCACAGCCCACCGTTCCCTCCACATCACAAATGCAATCTCAAAACCCGCAACTACAATCCCCGCCACCACAGCCCCAGTTCCCCAACCTTCTCCAAATCCCCGTTTTGCCCCTGATGAACCACGAAAAGGCTCTGACATCCTTGTCGAAGCACTTGAGCGCCAAGGTGTAACCGACGTGTTCGCATATCCTGGTGGGGCCTCCTTGGAGATCCACCAAGCTCTAACACGCTCGCCAATTATCCGTAATGTTCTTCCACGACACGAACAAGGTGGAGTCTTTGCTGCCGAAGGTTATGCCCGTTCTTCCGGAAAACCCGGTGTCTGCATCGCCACCTCCGGCCCCGGCGCCACCAATCTCGTCAGCGGTTTAGCTGACGCTCTCCTTGATAGTGTCCCCATTGTGGCTATCACTGGTCAAGTTCCTCGTAGAATGATTGGTACCGATGCTTTTCAAGAAACTCCTATTGTTGAGGTAACTAGGTCAATTACTAAGCATAATTATCTGGTTCTTGATGTTGATGACATTCCTCGAATTGTTCAAGAAGCTTTCTTTTTAGCTACTTCAGGTCGTCCTGGTCCTGTTTTAATTGACGTGCCTAAAGATATTCAACAACAATTAGCTGTTCCTAATTGGAATACACCTATCAAATTGCCTGGTTATATGTCTAGATTGCCTAAAGTGCCAAATGATTCGCATTTAGAGCAGATTGTTAGATTAATTTCCGAGTCTAAGAAACCGGTTTTGTATGTGGGAGGTGGGTGTTTGAATTCTAGTGAGGAGTTGAGGAGGTTTGTTGAGTTGACTGGAATTCCAGTGGCTAGTACTTTAATGGGTCTTGGTGCGTTTCCAGTTGGGGATGAGTTGTCTTTACAAATGCTTGGTATGCATGGAACTGTTTATGCAAATTATTCAGTTGATAAGAGTGATTTATTGCTTGCTTTTGGTGTGAGGTTTGATGATCGTGTCACAGGAAAGCTTGAGGCTTTTGCTAGTAGAGCAAAGATTGTTcatattgatattgattctgCTGAGATTGGGAAGAACAAGCAGCCTCATGTGTCTGTTTGTGGTGATGTTAAGTTGGCATTACAAGGGATGAACAAGATTTTGGAGAGTAAAGGTGCCAAGAGTAAGCTTGACTTTAAGGCCTGGAGAGAGGAGTTGAATGAACAGAAAGTTAAGTATCCATTGAGTTTTAAGACTTTTGGAGATGCAATTCCTCCTCAGTATGCTATTCAAGTTCTTGATGAATTGACCAATGGGAATGCCATTATTAGTACTGGGGTTGGGCAGCATCAGATGTGGGCTGCTCAATTTTACAAGTACAAGAGGCCACGGCAATGGTTGACATCAGGAGGATTAGGAGCTATGGGTTTTGGATTACCTGCTGCTATTGGAGCTGCTGTTGCTAATCCTGGCGCAGTTGTTGTGGATATTGATGGTGATGGAAGTTTTATCATGAATGTCCAAGAGTTGGCGACTATCCGAGTTGAGAATCTCCCCATCAAAATATTGCTATTGAATAATCAACATTTAGGAATGGTGGTGCAATGGGAGGATCGTTTCTACAAGGCTAACAGAGCTCATACATATTTGGGGGATCCATCAAATGAGTCTGAGATTTTCCCCAATATGTTGAAGTTTGCAGAAGCTTGTGGAATACCTGCTGCTCGTGTGACAAGGAAAGAGGATCTTAGAGCAGCAATTCAAGAAATGTTGGATACACCCGGTCCTTACTTATTAGATGTCATTGTTCCCCATCAAGAACACGTTCTGCCCATGATTCCAAGTGGCGGTGCTTTTAAAGATGTGATAACTGAGGGTGATGGGAGAACACAGTATTGA